In one Caloranaerobacter sp. TR13 genomic region, the following are encoded:
- a CDS encoding DMT family transporter gives MSKQLKADLALLLVTIVWGSTFVITKNALEDIPTYNFLTIRFILAFVVSSLIFFNNIKNLNKKTIFLGSIIGIVLFAGYAFQTVGLLYTTASKSGFITGFSVVLVPVFSAILLKKIPNTSTIIGVLLAILGLGFMTLNTNLSLNIGDFYTLICAFAFAFHIILVGKYTSQVDSIALAVIQIGIVGMLSLIFSLSTENFIIPKSLDIWIAIFITGVLATSGAYIIQNTMQRFTSPTHTALIYTAEPVFSAIFAYILLNEVMTTKAILGSILILTGMIVSEIKFNKS, from the coding sequence ATGTCTAAACAACTTAAAGCTGATTTAGCTCTTTTATTAGTTACAATCGTTTGGGGGTCTACTTTTGTAATAACAAAAAATGCTCTTGAAGATATTCCTACATATAATTTCTTGACTATCAGATTTATTCTTGCTTTTGTAGTCTCTTCTCTAATATTCTTCAATAATATAAAAAATTTAAACAAAAAGACTATATTTTTAGGTTCTATCATTGGTATAGTTCTATTTGCTGGATATGCATTCCAAACTGTTGGTTTATTATATACAACAGCATCTAAATCTGGTTTTATAACTGGATTTTCGGTTGTATTAGTCCCAGTTTTTTCTGCAATTTTGCTTAAAAAAATACCAAATACATCTACTATAATTGGAGTATTACTAGCGATATTAGGACTCGGATTTATGACTCTTAATACGAACTTATCTCTCAATATAGGTGATTTTTATACTTTAATATGTGCTTTTGCATTTGCTTTTCATATAATACTGGTTGGAAAATATACTTCCCAAGTTGATTCGATAGCTTTAGCCGTTATACAAATAGGAATTGTAGGAATGTTAAGTTTGATTTTTTCTCTGTCTACAGAAAACTTCATTATCCCTAAATCTTTAGATATATGGATTGCTATATTTATTACAGGTGTTCTAGCTACATCTGGAGCATATATAATTCAAAATACTATGCAAAGATTTACATCGCCTACACATACTGCCTTAATATACACAGCAGAACCTGTTTTTTCTGCTATATTCGCTTATATACTTCTTAATGAAGTTATGACAACTAAAGCAATTTTAGGAAGCATACTTATTCTTACAGGGATGATTGTTAGCGAAATAAAATTTAATAAAAGTTAA
- the rd gene encoding rubredoxin produces MDKYVCVACGYVYDPEKGDPDNGIDAGTTFENIPDDWMCPICGVGKDMFEKVE; encoded by the coding sequence ATGGATAAATATGTATGTGTAGCTTGTGGATACGTATATGATCCTGAAAAAGGAGACCCTGATAACGGTATTGATGCTGGAACAACTTTCGAAAATATACCAGATGATTGGATGTGCCCTATATGTGGCGTTGGTAAAGATATGTTTGAAAAGGTTGAATAA
- the yihA gene encoding ribosome biogenesis GTP-binding protein YihA/YsxC — MKIRDVKLLITAVNEDQYPSEGVAEIALAGRSNVGKSSLINALINRRNFARTSSQPGKTQTINFYSINDEFRLVDLPGYGYAKVSVKEREKWGKMIENYLTNRKSLKEVFLLLDIRHAPGQHDKMMYNWIKSFGYKGIIIATKADKIAKGKWQKHISIIAKELGVEDRNLIIPFSATKKINVEKVWETIESLLTK, encoded by the coding sequence ATGAAGATTAGAGATGTAAAATTACTAATTACAGCAGTAAATGAGGATCAGTATCCAAGTGAAGGAGTAGCAGAAATAGCTTTAGCTGGAAGGTCTAATGTAGGAAAGTCTTCACTTATTAACGCTTTGATTAATAGAAGAAATTTTGCGAGGACTAGTTCTCAACCTGGAAAAACACAAACAATAAACTTTTACAGTATAAATGATGAGTTTAGATTAGTAGATTTACCTGGATATGGATATGCTAAGGTTTCGGTAAAAGAGAGAGAAAAATGGGGTAAGATGATAGAAAATTATCTAACAAATAGAAAATCATTAAAAGAAGTTTTTCTTCTTTTAGATATTAGACACGCTCCAGGTCAGCACGATAAGATGATGTATAACTGGATAAAATCTTTTGGCTATAAGGGGATAATTATAGCTACTAAAGCAGATAAAATTGCTAAAGGTAAGTGGCAAAAGCACATATCAATAATAGCAAAAGAATTAGGAGTAGAAGATAGAAACTTAATAATACCATTTTCTGCAACTAAGAAGATAAATGTAGAGAAGGTATGGGAGACTATTGAAAGTTTGTTGACAAAGTAA